One part of the Spirochaeta lutea genome encodes these proteins:
- a CDS encoding ATP-binding cassette domain-containing protein — MGKSFLHISELTFSYPQSHTNIFNHFSIQLPEGWTAVTGANGSGKSTLLKLVAGRLIPEAGQIRFDGTCVYCPQEVRVMEENLIGFFSELYDGNSLAGRLFSQLELDHDWPYRWESLSYGERKRFQLARVLLDDPEVLLLDEPTNHLDTRAQHLVSEVLSDYHGIALLVSHDRRLLNRLTTHTLMLSSAGDGAEPRFFKGNWDSAWTQYEQEQETLLKNRRKAQVEEQRLRREIQRRKQEAQGHKKDFSKRHLDPKDHDGKGKIDLMRLTSKDATGANVIKNLEGRVQDLQDGQIKPDYRKKTGVTLISRSFASDSFFQLEPGTLDLGEKRLVYPEISMAAADRICLVGPNGSGKTSIIRLILSKSGLGKEDYAYLPQEIPSQDAEDLLLQFSSLNNTERGEILSHYSRLNGDPQSLQDEDVPSPGELRKILVAMAFFRAIPLIILDEPTNHLDLPSRMALEEALVQYTGAVLLVSHDDEFRDKIGCRIWDICQNGQVHRLQRD; from the coding sequence ATGGGCAAGTCGTTCCTTCATATATCGGAACTAACGTTTTCCTATCCCCAATCACATACGAATATCTTCAACCACTTTAGTATCCAACTCCCAGAGGGATGGACCGCTGTAACCGGGGCAAACGGGAGCGGAAAATCCACCCTCTTGAAGCTTGTTGCGGGGCGGCTTATCCCGGAAGCGGGTCAGATCCGATTTGACGGTACCTGTGTATACTGTCCCCAGGAGGTCAGGGTTATGGAAGAGAACCTTATTGGTTTCTTTTCCGAGCTTTACGATGGAAACTCCCTTGCGGGTAGATTGTTCAGTCAGCTGGAGCTGGACCATGATTGGCCGTACCGCTGGGAAAGCCTGAGTTACGGTGAGCGCAAGCGATTCCAGCTGGCCCGGGTGCTACTCGATGACCCGGAGGTGTTACTATTGGATGAGCCTACCAATCATCTGGATACCCGGGCACAACACTTGGTTTCGGAAGTACTCTCGGACTACCACGGTATAGCCCTTCTGGTAAGCCATGACCGGCGGCTTCTGAACCGGCTGACCACCCACACCCTCATGCTCTCATCCGCCGGTGACGGGGCTGAACCGAGATTTTTTAAGGGCAATTGGGACAGCGCTTGGACACAGTATGAACAGGAGCAGGAAACACTGCTGAAAAACCGCCGAAAGGCCCAGGTTGAAGAACAACGCCTGAGGCGGGAAATCCAACGGCGCAAGCAAGAGGCTCAGGGACATAAAAAGGACTTCAGCAAACGGCATCTCGACCCCAAAGACCATGACGGCAAGGGAAAGATTGATCTCATGAGGCTCACATCCAAGGATGCTACTGGAGCCAACGTTATTAAGAACCTTGAAGGCAGGGTTCAGGATCTACAGGACGGTCAGATCAAGCCCGATTACCGGAAAAAAACAGGAGTTACCCTGATTTCCCGCTCATTTGCTTCGGATTCCTTTTTTCAACTGGAGCCAGGGACTCTAGACCTGGGTGAAAAAAGGCTTGTTTATCCGGAGATTAGCATGGCTGCGGCGGACAGGATCTGCCTGGTGGGCCCGAACGGATCCGGAAAAACCAGTATTATTCGGCTGATTCTGAGCAAGTCGGGGTTGGGAAAAGAAGACTACGCCTACCTGCCCCAGGAGATACCTTCCCAAGACGCCGAAGATCTATTACTGCAATTCTCATCTCTAAACAACACAGAACGGGGAGAGATTCTTTCCCACTATTCCAGGCTCAATGGTGATCCCCAGTCCTTACAGGATGAGGATGTGCCGAGTCCCGGGGAACTACGCAAGATCCTGGTGGCTATGGCGTTTTTTAGAGCAATTCCCCTGATAATCCTCGATGAGCCTACGAATCATTTGGACCTTCCCTCACGGATGGCCCTGGAGGAGGCCTTGGTCCAGTATACTGGCGCAGTACTGCTGGTGAGTCACGATGACGAGTTCCGGGATAAAATTGGTTGCAGAATTTGGGATATCTGTCAGAATGGACAAGTTCATAGGTTGCAGCGGGATTAG
- a CDS encoding ABC transporter substrate-binding protein, with product MKRLTALVLILVAATGFVFAGGDQEGGGVPRLEILQNKPEIDAQLKAYAAAWGQKNGVQVVVKTVGGSVDVDVDQMLTIGYAAGEMPDIFVFPGVADYEKWSEVILDVSDQPWVEETSVEFTYDGKVYGFPVAVEGWGLAYNADILEAAGVDPASLVNYAGYKAAFEKIDSMKAELGLESVVSMAASISMSWVTAHHNFNSLLSAGLPYGDLSVVNDLLAGNVDMARLSQYADWVELLFTYADQAVLLTGDYDAQVGAFAQGKAAFLHQGNWADGNIEAAGAEFPRAFAPHGALATETDGIFASAPAYYAINADSDVQELAKKFLNDLVFTDAGHRYMVEEAGMIPAFASVELSPASPLSQSVQEWVASGKVYSWNQYYFSDSFRDDTLGPIYNQFASGTLSKAQFIQAMKQAFESR from the coding sequence ATGAAGCGACTAACTGCTCTTGTTTTAATCCTGGTAGCAGCCACAGGATTTGTATTTGCTGGAGGAGATCAAGAGGGAGGCGGAGTGCCCCGACTCGAGATTCTCCAGAATAAGCCCGAAATAGATGCTCAACTCAAAGCCTATGCTGCAGCATGGGGACAAAAAAACGGTGTCCAGGTTGTAGTAAAGACCGTTGGAGGTTCGGTCGACGTAGACGTTGACCAGATGCTCACCATCGGGTATGCAGCCGGAGAAATGCCGGATATCTTCGTATTTCCCGGAGTGGCGGACTATGAAAAATGGTCGGAAGTAATTCTTGATGTTTCTGATCAGCCCTGGGTTGAAGAGACCTCGGTAGAATTCACCTATGACGGAAAGGTCTACGGCTTCCCTGTTGCAGTTGAGGGCTGGGGCCTTGCCTACAATGCCGACATCCTTGAGGCTGCCGGTGTTGATCCTGCTTCATTGGTGAACTATGCAGGTTACAAGGCAGCTTTCGAGAAAATTGACTCTATGAAAGCGGAATTAGGCCTGGAATCTGTGGTCTCCATGGCTGCATCCATTTCTATGTCGTGGGTAACCGCTCACCATAACTTCAACAGCCTACTTTCCGCAGGACTTCCCTACGGTGACCTTTCGGTGGTAAACGATCTTTTGGCGGGTAATGTAGATATGGCACGTCTGAGCCAATATGCCGACTGGGTTGAACTGCTCTTCACATACGCCGACCAGGCGGTACTGCTGACCGGAGATTACGATGCCCAGGTTGGCGCCTTCGCCCAGGGCAAGGCTGCATTCCTGCACCAAGGAAACTGGGCGGATGGTAACATTGAGGCTGCTGGCGCGGAATTCCCCCGGGCATTCGCTCCCCACGGCGCTCTCGCTACCGAAACAGACGGTATCTTTGCCTCAGCCCCGGCATACTACGCCATCAATGCTGATTCGGATGTTCAGGAACTTGCAAAGAAATTCCTGAATGACCTGGTATTCACCGATGCCGGACATCGCTACATGGTAGAGGAAGCCGGAATGATTCCCGCCTTTGCCTCAGTAGAACTGTCCCCCGCCTCCCCCCTGTCTCAGTCCGTACAGGAATGGGTTGCTTCCGGCAAGGTATACAGCTGGAACCAGTATTACTTCAGCGATTCCTTCCGTGACGACACCCTTGGTCCCATTTATAACCAGTTCGCCAGCGGAACCCTTTCAAAGGCCCAATTCATTCAGGCAATGAAGCAAGCCTTCGAATCACGGTAA
- a CDS encoding LacI family DNA-binding transcriptional regulator: MHNKITIKDIAREAGVGISTVSRVLNGYPLVKEETRTRVLDICNKRNFIPNGAARMLVKKSGQENTIAIVMSEIAHQFFFELISSMQANMRNAGFHAMIFNTDQGRESVIQYIIELGISAVIIMGTPQISDADKELLRLYRVPLLYIDRHDKDSNFITYSNHHGGRLAASYLAEKGATQVMLVGLTDRSEPQVDRFEGFLAYIKDANLPMRTQEVLVSDEQGAYTLAKSLMLDQSIDGYFFFIDTMAMAGKQAARDLNRNVPIIGYDDIFPARFMNLTTVRQSVAVLGEKTVGIIKTLITEHPDHLIQEILTPELIIRD; this comes from the coding sequence ATGCACAATAAAATCACCATAAAGGATATAGCCCGGGAAGCTGGGGTTGGTATAAGCACTGTTTCCCGGGTCCTCAACGGATACCCCCTGGTAAAGGAAGAAACCAGAACAAGGGTTTTGGATATCTGCAATAAGAGAAACTTCATTCCCAACGGCGCCGCGAGAATGCTGGTTAAAAAATCGGGACAGGAAAATACCATCGCCATAGTCATGTCGGAGATCGCCCACCAGTTTTTCTTCGAACTCATCTCCAGTATGCAGGCCAATATGAGGAATGCTGGTTTTCATGCCATGATCTTCAACACCGACCAAGGCCGGGAATCGGTGATTCAGTACATCATTGAGCTGGGAATCTCGGCAGTCATTATTATGGGCACCCCTCAAATATCGGATGCCGATAAAGAACTGCTCCGGTTATACCGGGTGCCGCTTCTGTACATTGATCGCCACGATAAAGATTCCAACTTCATCACCTATTCCAATCACCACGGCGGCCGTCTGGCTGCCTCATACCTGGCAGAGAAGGGAGCCACCCAGGTGATGCTGGTAGGACTCACCGACCGGTCTGAACCCCAGGTGGACCGGTTTGAGGGGTTTCTGGCATACATTAAGGACGCCAATCTGCCCATGAGGACCCAGGAAGTATTGGTCTCTGACGAACAGGGAGCCTATACCTTGGCGAAGTCATTGATGTTGGATCAATCCATAGACGGCTATTTTTTCTTTATCGATACCATGGCAATGGCGGGAAAACAGGCAGCCAGGGATCTAAATAGAAACGTTCCCATTATTGGATACGATGATATATTTCCCGCCCGCTTTATGAATCTAACCACCGTCAGACAATCAGTAGCGGTACTGGGCGAGAAAACGGTCGGAATTATCAAAACTCTGATAACAGAACATCCAGATCATCTGATACAGGAAATCCTTACTCCGGAACTAATTATACGCGACTGA